Proteins encoded together in one Anaerolineae bacterium window:
- a CDS encoding GNAT family N-acetyltransferase, protein MADMLVKLYNLPPLEPVLARQREEGVEIRRALAAEKHMVINWVAKRFSPLWISECDVAFAQVPIACLIAVDAAQRQLFGFTCYDAVCRNFFGPVGVDEAQRGRGIGKALLLKCLHEMAAQGYAYAIIPWVGPKEFYANLVGAIEIEGSEPGVYGTLLKY, encoded by the coding sequence ATGGCCGATATGCTGGTTAAATTGTACAACTTACCCCCCCTGGAGCCGGTGCTGGCCCGGCAGCGAGAGGAAGGCGTGGAGATTCGCCGTGCGCTGGCTGCCGAAAAACACATGGTCATCAACTGGGTGGCCAAACGCTTCAGCCCCTTGTGGATCAGTGAATGTGACGTGGCTTTTGCCCAAGTGCCGATCGCCTGCCTGATTGCCGTTGACGCCGCTCAGCGCCAATTGTTTGGCTTCACTTGTTATGATGCAGTATGCCGGAATTTTTTTGGCCCCGTTGGCGTTGACGAAGCGCAGCGGGGGCGGGGCATCGGCAAAGCTCTCCTCTTGAAGTGCCTGCACGAAATGGCGGCGCAGGGATATGCCTATGCCATTATCCCCTGGGTGGGGCCAAAGGAATTTTACGCCAACTTGGTTGGGGCCATTGAGATTGAAGGCTCCGAGCCGGGCGTTTATGGGACGTTATTGAAATACTAA
- a CDS encoding glucosamine-6-phosphate isomerase, translating into MRPLSKVAPDWWDYTTLDREILDEAARLTADDLLQLSRPGFTVKFYHTIEDFYLAEALEYITAWRQATAGQPAGICGPIGPTEQLPLVARLVNELELDLCHAHFWAMDEWVLDGQSVPVTHHLSFEKADRELCFNLIRPDLRMPEENLHFPRTDLSEYLASWDQARCVVMQGGQGEVKHWAFNDPLPRQGQYKNAPPSPEEYRKLTTRLVDLHPMTLIQNARTSGGGVVQNVPGQALTVGPVETWKAEKVSIWHAGAHDNPFGMRLTTLMISKKIPDSAVPMSLLADHPHVQFNFYRPNIGVCTAEMH; encoded by the coding sequence ATGAGACCCTTGAGCAAAGTTGCTCCCGATTGGTGGGATTACACCACCCTGGACCGTGAAATTCTGGATGAGGCGGCCCGGCTGACGGCCGATGATCTCTTGCAGCTTTCACGGCCCGGTTTTACGGTAAAGTTCTATCACACCATCGAAGATTTTTATCTGGCCGAAGCCCTGGAATACATCACCGCCTGGAGGCAAGCCACGGCCGGCCAACCGGCCGGTATTTGCGGCCCCATTGGCCCTACCGAACAACTGCCGCTGGTGGCCCGGCTGGTAAATGAATTGGAGCTGGATCTGTGCCATGCCCATTTTTGGGCCATGGATGAATGGGTGCTTGATGGGCAGTCTGTGCCCGTCACCCACCACCTGAGTTTTGAAAAAGCGGATCGGGAGTTGTGTTTCAATCTAATCCGGCCAGACCTGCGCATGCCCGAAGAAAATTTGCACTTTCCCCGCACCGACCTGAGTGAATACCTGGCCAGTTGGGACCAGGCGCGCTGTGTGGTGATGCAGGGCGGCCAGGGCGAAGTAAAACATTGGGCTTTTAATGATCCGCTCCCGCGCCAGGGCCAATACAAAAACGCTCCTCCCTCGCCGGAAGAATACCGTAAACTGACCACCCGCCTGGTTGATCTGCACCCGATGACGCTTATCCAAAACGCGCGTACCTCTGGGGGCGGTGTGGTGCAAAACGTGCCCGGTCAGGCGCTTACCGTTGGCCCGGTAGAAACATGGAAAGCGGAAAAGGTATCCATTTGGCATGCCGGCGCCCACGATAACCCGTTTGGCATGCGCTTGACCACCCTGATGATCTCCAAAAAGATACCCGACAGCGCCGTGCCGATGTCGTTGCTGGCCGATCATCCCCATGTGCAATTCAATTTTTATCGTCCCAATATCGGCGTTTGCACTGCCGAAATGCACTAA
- a CDS encoding aminotransferase class I/II-fold pyridoxal phosphate-dependent enzyme codes for MYKFGQEELEAIGKVIEAGWLFRYGGEPNSLHQVEQFEQKFAARMQSPYAVAVTGGTAALVCALVGLGIGPGDEVIVPGYTFIATAAAVVEARAVPVIVEIDETLTLDVNDVRRKITPHTKAIIPVHMAGIPCNLDPLLELAREHNLYVIEDACQAVGGAYKGRPLDSLGDAGAFSLNFYKIIGVGEGGVAVTQNRAVYDRMRMHHDCGVSFWGEDIPEDKPVIPGINYRMNEVLGAFALVQLGRLDSFLAGMRPIKQRVHDTVAGSLTPAPTNDLEGDCGTTLHFQFDTVETAARFEALLNERNLGAVRPINTGRHIYANWEFIMNKANVSPQWNVWGPPHYTGQVKYAPDMCPRTLDITARTVALDTNPFWTESEVNTLLDHLFAAARTL; via the coding sequence ATGTACAAATTTGGACAGGAAGAACTGGAAGCCATTGGCAAGGTGATAGAAGCCGGTTGGCTGTTTCGTTACGGCGGCGAGCCAAACAGCCTGCACCAGGTGGAACAATTTGAACAGAAATTCGCCGCCCGCATGCAGTCGCCTTATGCGGTGGCCGTTACCGGCGGCACGGCGGCGCTGGTCTGCGCCCTGGTGGGGCTGGGTATTGGCCCCGGCGACGAGGTAATTGTGCCCGGTTACACCTTTATTGCCACGGCCGCTGCCGTGGTTGAGGCGCGGGCCGTGCCGGTGATTGTCGAAATTGATGAAACGCTGACCCTGGACGTAAACGACGTGCGCCGGAAAATCACGCCGCATACCAAGGCCATCATCCCGGTGCACATGGCGGGTATCCCCTGTAACCTTGATCCGCTCCTGGAATTGGCTCGGGAACACAATCTATACGTCATTGAGGACGCCTGCCAGGCGGTTGGCGGCGCATACAAGGGCCGGCCCTTGGATAGCTTGGGCGATGCCGGAGCATTTAGTCTCAATTTTTACAAGATCATCGGCGTTGGCGAAGGCGGCGTGGCCGTAACCCAAAATCGCGCCGTGTATGACCGGATGCGTATGCACCACGATTGTGGGGTCAGTTTTTGGGGCGAGGATATTCCTGAAGATAAACCCGTTATCCCCGGCATCAACTACCGCATGAACGAAGTGCTGGGCGCTTTTGCCCTGGTGCAGTTGGGCCGTCTGGATTCATTCCTGGCCGGTATGCGGCCGATCAAACAGCGTGTCCACGATACGGTGGCCGGCTCTCTCACTCCCGCCCCTACCAACGACCTTGAAGGTGATTGCGGCACCACCCTGCATTTTCAATTTGATACGGTGGAAACAGCGGCCCGGTTTGAGGCGTTGTTGAATGAGCGCAATTTGGGCGCGGTGCGGCCCATCAACACCGGCCGCCACATCTATGCCAATTGGGAATTTATTATGAACAAAGCCAACGTCAGCCCGCAGTGGAACGTGTGGGGGCCGCCCCACTACACCGGCCAGGTAAAGTACGCGCCGGATATGTGCCCCCGCACCCTGGACATTACGGCCCGCACCGTGGCCCTTGACACCAATCCCTTCTGGACCGAGTCTGAGGTCAACACGTTGCTGGATCATCTGTTTGCTGCGGCCAGGACGCTGTAG